A single region of the candidate division KSB1 bacterium genome encodes:
- a CDS encoding T9SS type A sorting domain-containing protein, whose amino-acid sequence MKRSMLLIVFIAVGLIAGNVFGKIDSKKSKYALLMPSLSDGKNDNIMIPLTEKEAKALLNKPAGMHKLTKPATIIDTLFTTPKNAGSTSGPYFGGDPGDTFAVYFSPGAGCKVLEIGFNCGYWQNNPELYPILWDGLNVSLNFANYDGKAEPGAPANYILGQWVNGVWNPNPWYAANYPNPPVGSMFWGSFPATIIATPSDVDEVIRMEWLGMEADCQGKDFVIAIVPYGPSNSEGGFDDTQGIALTRQQMLWKWYVSTGNWHLRQAIGFYAYAVVEYYENTPPVLTPGGPYGSVLSDAARTLECYAVDIDASNDATAGIKEANIVYNVNGGDWKKAPMSLAEGTKTDGLWKGDIPAGTLKPGDVLTFYFEMTDGGGLTSKTDEFSYGYFAKTTDILFYYNDETLSTGDANTYYWHQAPHMHDTWNGVADGAATSDLLNMFDYIVRIDGGGPVNLDSEEFKAWLASGTAEKKKFLFWSSPEFLGYETNWTDTTYAADDWHHVFLGIKGVKHDLQYAAAGYTGTPNQPWPVNAVENNPITGGIAKLCKDSSFQLLHNPAYELGFNDWSDGLDAGEGAVACFSDKASGQPMGLHKDGTTTKTVFIALDQLALDINPPYTNANYHWPEFDSQETSVLYNALKWLGAPEKPAAVDNSKPGLVASYNLHQNYPNPFNPETKISYSIAKSGRVNLTIYNVLGQKVAELVNGIQPAGNYQITWNATNMPSGVYFYRLESGDFSKTLKMMLLR is encoded by the coding sequence ATGAAGAGAAGCATGTTACTAATAGTTTTTATCGCTGTTGGTTTGATTGCTGGGAATGTATTTGGGAAAATCGATAGCAAGAAATCCAAATATGCGCTTTTGATGCCCAGCTTATCCGATGGCAAAAACGACAATATCATGATTCCGCTGACAGAAAAAGAGGCCAAGGCGCTTTTGAACAAGCCGGCCGGAATGCACAAGTTAACCAAGCCAGCTACGATCATCGACACTCTGTTTACAACGCCGAAAAATGCAGGTAGCACAAGTGGTCCATATTTTGGGGGCGACCCAGGTGATACCTTCGCCGTTTATTTCAGCCCGGGCGCTGGATGCAAAGTCCTCGAGATCGGCTTCAATTGCGGCTACTGGCAAAACAACCCAGAGCTTTATCCGATCCTTTGGGATGGCTTGAATGTATCCTTGAATTTTGCCAATTATGATGGCAAAGCAGAGCCAGGTGCTCCTGCAAATTATATTTTGGGACAGTGGGTCAATGGCGTGTGGAATCCTAATCCTTGGTATGCTGCAAATTATCCCAATCCCCCTGTTGGCAGCATGTTCTGGGGCAGCTTCCCAGCCACCATTATTGCCACACCAAGTGATGTGGATGAAGTTATTAGAATGGAATGGCTAGGGATGGAAGCGGATTGCCAAGGCAAAGATTTTGTGATTGCCATTGTTCCTTATGGACCTTCCAACTCCGAAGGCGGTTTTGATGATACACAAGGGATTGCGCTTACCCGGCAGCAGATGCTTTGGAAATGGTACGTCAGCACAGGCAACTGGCATCTGCGCCAAGCGATCGGTTTTTATGCCTATGCCGTAGTGGAGTATTATGAAAATACCCCACCCGTATTGACGCCAGGTGGACCGTATGGATCTGTTTTGAGCGATGCAGCCCGAACTCTGGAATGCTATGCAGTGGATATCGACGCAAGTAATGATGCCACCGCCGGGATCAAGGAAGCAAATATTGTCTACAACGTCAATGGCGGCGATTGGAAAAAAGCCCCAATGAGCTTAGCCGAGGGAACCAAAACCGATGGGCTTTGGAAGGGAGATATCCCCGCTGGCACCCTTAAGCCCGGCGATGTGTTGACTTTCTACTTCGAAATGACCGATGGCGGTGGTTTGACCTCGAAGACCGATGAATTCTCTTACGGTTACTTCGCTAAAACCACAGATATTTTGTTCTATTATAATGATGAAACGCTATCGACTGGCGATGCAAATACCTATTATTGGCATCAGGCGCCACATATGCATGATACTTGGAACGGCGTTGCTGACGGCGCGGCAACCAGCGACCTGCTGAATATGTTCGATTATATTGTGCGGATCGATGGCGGCGGTCCTGTCAATCTCGATAGCGAAGAGTTCAAGGCCTGGTTAGCCTCTGGAACGGCTGAGAAAAAGAAATTTTTATTCTGGTCATCTCCAGAGTTCTTGGGCTATGAGACGAATTGGACAGACACAACTTATGCTGCTGATGACTGGCATCATGTTTTCTTGGGCATTAAAGGGGTGAAGCATGATCTGCAGTATGCCGCTGCAGGTTATACCGGCACTCCAAATCAGCCATGGCCAGTGAATGCAGTAGAAAATAATCCGATCACCGGTGGAATAGCGAAGCTCTGCAAGGACAGCAGCTTCCAGTTGCTGCATAACCCCGCTTATGAGTTGGGATTCAATGATTGGTCTGATGGCCTGGATGCTGGTGAAGGGGCAGTGGCTTGCTTCTCTGACAAGGCTTCAGGACAACCCATGGGCTTGCATAAAGACGGCACTACTACTAAAACGGTCTTTATTGCGCTCGATCAACTGGCGTTGGATATCAATCCGCCATATACCAATGCCAATTACCACTGGCCAGAATTTGATTCACAGGAGACCAGCGTGCTCTACAATGCTCTGAAATGGCTCGGCGCTCCTGAAAAACCCGCAGCCGTGGATAATTCAAAACCAGGTTTGGTAGCGAGCTATAACCTGCATCAGAACTATCCTAACCCCTTCAATCCGGAGACGAAGATCAGCTATAGCATCGCCAAATCTGGACGGGTGAATTTAACGATCTATAATGTCCTAGGACAGAAGGTTGCTGAACTGGTCAATGGAATCCAGCCAGCCGGCAATTACCAGATCACTTGGAATGCGACCAATATGCCCAGCGGTGTCTATTTCTACCGACTGGAATCTGGTGACTTCTCCAAGACCTTGAAGATGATGCTGTTGCGCTAA
- a CDS encoding S8 family serine peptidase produces the protein MPAFPLHSRSATLSRIYSVYFDPVFPPNEIASQLMSWKIFEYVEPKYVSFAAETIPNDSLLGRQSHLGQIQMFRGWDYQQGDGSTVIAIVDNGTDYRHPDLAANIWTNNVEAAGLPNVDDDGNGYVDDIHGWDFGENDNDPSHGTDPASITSHGTHIAGLASAVTDNFIGVAGVSWNCSIMPIKASTDADTRQIPFGYEGIVYAADQGAKVINVSWGRRGPFSQFEQDVINYAAAKGCLIVAAAGNSNVQDNFYPASYVHVIAVAAVNDLDEKASYSNYGKFIDISAPGGDVRGGRPGLFSTFPVERGSYGEFSGTSMASPVVAGVVALLIRKFPQFSPLQIARQVVMTSDPIDQINLRYDGLIGYGRVNAFRALTEDVQEEEPAKVSLFKVAFNDSVWGNGNGLFERNEIIGVDAWYRNYAISPGRNLTIALISQDADIIPLNRIATLSHLPADAITIVPKELSFRIRSQATPHLVQFVLNYQLDNGTGGSDTVFVAIGKSAILLVDDDENGERNVEGFYTTILDQAHVSYLLWNHAQLGSPSPQLMSFFPMVIWSCEWAFPSLEDPDRAAIAHYLDQGGSLFISGQDIGWDLADPAGDQHTSLTEQFYRDYLHAIYRADHSGSQRVIGIPGTIGQGLEFDIYQPQIPYHFQFPEWIEPTPDAQRSFQYENGRGAGVSFEGEHSVLYLGFGFEAVDASQFDPPDRQSKTRNELLHRIIDRLGPLRHQPPGDLPVAPDSLSLSVTLSPLVNDMQSLLLFWRTDEMQKFNSAPLIKKQDHQFISSIALRGYSGKLQYYFQLQTPYYSFQLPLAGFERPFSISIGQDTIPPELFHIRLNDIFIQNQPREVALFVKDNVAVDPASVWLHYQTIGICDSIRMTLREAGWFDAVIPPIASLGEKIFYWFSANDSSIPPNRASSETFSYRIGIEGFEYGLTFWESENNGWGLDELQAHSGRYCITSYPSKSYPTNIDIRLNCKFGLPRNQLKNLILSFWTKHQLESDGDVGLVEVSLDHRNTWQPVGAPVSGMADKWYQRFYPLSDFYQEGTDTLCLRFRMLSDALQVQPMDGWFIDDIALLVDNEAGVSSPNIIMQKGFLSVRLINVAPNPFNLSVEIHYELAVSASIELEIFNLIGQLVQQKSLGWQLSGQHSIVWDGSDHRGSRCDSGIYFAKVKIKDQQEDSSPLASKAIKMVLLK, from the coding sequence ATGCCGGCCTTTCCGCTTCATTCAAGGTCCGCTACCTTATCCCGAATTTATTCCGTTTATTTCGATCCAGTATTTCCGCCGAATGAAATAGCCAGTCAGCTTATGAGCTGGAAGATATTTGAATATGTCGAACCCAAATATGTCTCTTTTGCAGCCGAGACAATTCCCAACGACTCGCTGCTTGGCCGACAGTCTCATCTCGGACAGATTCAGATGTTTCGCGGATGGGATTATCAGCAGGGAGATGGCAGCACAGTCATCGCAATTGTTGACAATGGCACGGATTATCGGCATCCCGATTTAGCCGCCAATATCTGGACGAATAATGTAGAAGCCGCCGGTTTGCCTAATGTGGATGACGATGGCAATGGGTACGTTGACGATATTCACGGCTGGGATTTCGGAGAAAATGATAATGACCCGAGTCATGGGACAGATCCCGCGTCGATCACTTCACACGGGACCCACATTGCTGGGCTTGCAAGTGCGGTGACCGACAATTTCATCGGTGTGGCAGGCGTGAGCTGGAATTGTTCGATCATGCCGATCAAAGCCAGCACGGATGCTGATACCCGCCAGATTCCTTTCGGTTATGAGGGCATAGTCTATGCCGCAGATCAAGGAGCAAAGGTGATCAATGTTAGCTGGGGCCGGCGCGGACCGTTTTCCCAATTTGAACAAGATGTGATTAATTACGCTGCGGCAAAAGGCTGCCTCATCGTCGCAGCCGCTGGAAATTCCAATGTGCAGGATAACTTTTACCCAGCCAGTTATGTGCATGTGATCGCAGTAGCAGCGGTGAATGATCTCGATGAAAAAGCCAGCTATTCAAATTACGGCAAATTCATCGATATTTCCGCCCCTGGCGGCGATGTCCGTGGAGGACGACCTGGGCTGTTCAGCACCTTTCCCGTCGAGCGCGGCAGTTATGGCGAATTTTCTGGGACATCCATGGCAAGCCCAGTCGTAGCAGGAGTTGTGGCTTTATTGATCAGAAAATTCCCTCAATTCTCCCCGTTGCAAATCGCCCGACAAGTGGTGATGACGAGTGACCCCATTGACCAAATTAACCTGCGGTATGATGGGCTGATCGGTTATGGTCGCGTCAATGCGTTTCGAGCACTGACTGAGGACGTTCAGGAGGAGGAGCCAGCTAAGGTGAGCCTGTTCAAAGTGGCATTCAACGATTCCGTTTGGGGAAATGGGAATGGATTGTTCGAGCGAAATGAGATCATTGGTGTCGATGCATGGTATCGGAACTATGCGATTAGCCCCGGTCGAAACTTGACCATCGCGTTAATAAGTCAGGATGCGGATATCATCCCGCTAAATCGGATCGCTACATTGTCCCATTTGCCCGCTGATGCCATAACTATCGTTCCTAAGGAACTCAGTTTTCGAATTCGATCTCAAGCAACGCCCCATTTGGTACAATTTGTATTAAATTATCAGTTGGATAATGGAACTGGAGGGAGCGATACGGTGTTCGTCGCCATCGGCAAAAGCGCGATCTTACTTGTGGATGACGACGAAAATGGCGAGCGTAACGTTGAAGGATTTTATACAACAATATTGGATCAAGCGCACGTCAGCTATCTGCTCTGGAATCATGCGCAACTGGGCAGTCCCTCCCCGCAACTGATGTCGTTTTTTCCGATGGTGATCTGGAGTTGCGAATGGGCCTTTCCCAGCTTAGAGGATCCAGATCGGGCGGCCATTGCCCATTATCTTGATCAGGGAGGAAGTTTGTTCATTTCCGGTCAGGACATTGGCTGGGACCTCGCAGATCCCGCTGGGGATCAGCACACAAGTCTAACTGAGCAATTCTATCGCGATTATCTGCATGCCATTTATCGGGCTGATCATAGTGGGTCGCAGCGCGTCATTGGAATACCTGGAACTATTGGCCAGGGATTAGAATTCGATATTTACCAGCCACAAATCCCCTATCACTTTCAATTTCCAGAATGGATCGAGCCCACCCCAGACGCTCAGAGGTCATTTCAATATGAAAATGGCCGAGGAGCAGGAGTGAGTTTTGAGGGAGAACATTCGGTGCTCTATCTTGGATTTGGATTTGAGGCCGTCGATGCCTCGCAATTCGATCCGCCAGATCGGCAATCGAAGACACGAAACGAACTATTGCATCGCATTATCGATAGATTAGGCCCACTTCGGCATCAGCCGCCAGGAGATCTGCCCGTAGCCCCAGATTCGCTTTCGCTTTCAGTGACCCTTTCACCTCTGGTCAATGATATGCAATCGCTGTTGCTGTTTTGGCGAACCGATGAGATGCAAAAATTCAACTCAGCACCCTTAATTAAAAAACAAGATCATCAGTTCATCAGCTCCATCGCTTTACGCGGTTACTCTGGCAAACTCCAATATTACTTCCAACTTCAAACACCTTACTATTCTTTTCAGTTGCCGCTGGCGGGTTTTGAGCGGCCATTTTCAATTTCGATTGGACAAGATACAATTCCGCCTGAATTGTTCCATATTCGGTTAAATGATATTTTCATTCAGAATCAACCGCGGGAAGTCGCGCTGTTTGTCAAGGATAACGTCGCTGTCGATCCAGCCTCAGTTTGGTTGCATTATCAAACCATTGGGATTTGCGATAGCATCCGAATGACGCTGCGAGAAGCTGGCTGGTTCGATGCGGTTATTCCACCTATCGCCAGTCTGGGGGAAAAAATATTTTACTGGTTCTCGGCTAACGATTCATCCATTCCACCCAACCGGGCAAGCTCCGAAACGTTCTCCTATCGAATTGGCATCGAAGGCTTCGAATATGGCCTGACATTTTGGGAGTCGGAGAACAATGGCTGGGGACTCGATGAGCTGCAAGCCCATTCAGGGCGATATTGCATCACCAGTTATCCCAGCAAAAGCTATCCAACCAATATCGACATTCGGCTTAATTGCAAATTCGGCCTGCCGCGAAATCAACTAAAAAATTTGATACTTTCTTTTTGGACAAAGCATCAATTGGAGAGTGATGGCGATGTTGGGCTTGTCGAAGTGAGTCTCGATCATCGGAATACTTGGCAGCCCGTTGGCGCTCCAGTTTCGGGCATGGCGGATAAGTGGTATCAAAGGTTCTATCCGCTCAGCGATTTCTATCAAGAAGGAACGGACACGCTATGCTTGCGCTTCCGCATGCTTTCCGATGCACTTCAGGTACAGCCCATGGACGGCTGGTTCATCGACGACATCGCGCTGCTGGTTGACAACGAAGCCGGGGTCTCTTCTCCGAATATCATCATGCAAAAGGGTTTTCTGTCGGTTCGACTTATAAATGTCGCGCCCAATCCATTCAATCTATCCGTTGAAATTCATTACGAACTTGCTGTCTCGGCGTCGATTGAATTAGAAATCTTTAATTTGATCGGCCAATTGGTTCAGCAAAAATCGCTCGGGTGGCAACTATCTGGCCAGCATAGCATTGTATGGGATGGCAGCGATCATCGGGGATCTCGCTGTGACAGTGGCATTTATTTCGCAAAAGTCAAAATAAAAGATCAACAGGAAGATTCATCCCCATTGGCGTCGAAAGCAATAAAGATGGTATTATTAAAATAG
- a CDS encoding YlxR family protein: protein MAQPNWYRICVGCGTPRHKKDLLRIVRTREGKYEIDWQQKQAGRGAYVCRNLDCAIKAKRKRGFNRSFRSDVPGSLYDELIQLLSSKKEK from the coding sequence ATGGCCCAACCAAATTGGTATCGAATCTGCGTCGGCTGTGGGACGCCGCGACATAAAAAAGATCTACTCAGAATTGTCCGAACGAGAGAAGGAAAATATGAGATCGATTGGCAACAAAAGCAAGCTGGGCGAGGCGCCTATGTGTGCCGCAATTTAGATTGCGCAATCAAAGCAAAGCGAAAGCGAGGGTTCAATCGATCGTTTCGATCCGATGTCCCTGGATCCTTGTATGATGAGCTCATTCAGCTTTTATCATCAAAAAAAGAAAAATGA
- a CDS encoding T9SS type A sorting domain-containing protein, producing MVKKLPILVLMIAAIFLMAVTIQASAPKKQPHRSTKNSLSTISVFDNQSLADPVIFSDDFEGGKPNWVIDASWNHVATAAGNRAYQPVSSWEPSNTNFSSPSTSWHAKLGLDEELDFVISPVIYLPTEVTTGGVTSPLKGLKLGYNYDVDTPAGNSWHHLVGSAECWWQFTNTDPGAGTSSWWMVPKDIQHWRQWLVTPAIDLTSATAPVNLTFLHKYDSEVEFDYYSVDISTDNFVSYKTLAFYDGSTKQLTWTNVSLDISDFIGKVVKIRFSSKGDYGTAEGFWGIDEIKVSDASTTFFYDDGGESGTSTIVKNGFAPGARFGSVTGSANPSPAWKAAEPIVVPGFGVSINPGDSIRIAIQWESDGASTAGRGFFIDDVTLYGIGLLPFDVTALGATGFNTIAVDKKVNLGVVVANAGLNSITATLQWTGEIADITTGDTVVVHPAMFGTLAVTNFASGQKVVIPTNPAREWLVKEPGHYLFRGKVSYAQDNDVKNNTFRVDFLVYGAPYTNVVYQQDFQQRAGGSTLEDLGFTVINGGGCKATGLNVNKWEYDSGLIYGHGGALISYAWGNLDPGTDVVAPYDSSEVLDEALITPEFDISEIGPNGTLFMRYYVYFRTFHPALGPPFGMQKTSFEIHFSIDGGKTWKAAFVWQDYDGLANDSRRLPNYYYGTPVLPYTSYLHVDLTPALKMGGQKMMVMIAVKSENSYITGISFEDMVVYGGLDYARITNVADIPDDQGKQVRVTWKASFNDLKLWNEGRYGDFEQHIVTHYNLWRVIPTTGLARVAAATDLKRMLSNPGKPGDSFVLGSTQYDFIATIPAHFDPVYNYVAPTLADGVETGFMVSAHTSDPTVFVNSKIVSGKSVDNLAPHPPMNVMAIGQNNTNIITWEASPDEDVRYYSVYRSEVSGNYPSTPLAYTVDLSYTDAAATVGKTYYYVVTATDFGLNESKYSNETSVLTNVEDRSASAIPTEFGLAQNYPNPFNPTTAISFRLPTSSHVVITIYNTSGQAIKTLVNQEMKAGYHIALWDGTDSDGQSVASGIYFYQMKAGSFSDMKKMMLVR from the coding sequence ATGGTAAAAAAGCTTCCAATTTTGGTCCTGATGATCGCAGCGATTTTCCTCATGGCGGTCACCATCCAGGCAAGTGCTCCAAAGAAACAGCCGCATCGTTCCACGAAAAATTCCCTCAGTACCATTAGTGTATTTGATAACCAATCCCTGGCCGACCCAGTCATCTTCAGTGATGATTTTGAAGGAGGAAAACCGAACTGGGTGATCGATGCCAGTTGGAACCATGTCGCTACAGCAGCAGGCAATCGTGCCTATCAGCCAGTGAGCAGTTGGGAACCGAGCAATACGAACTTCTCAAGCCCAAGCACAAGCTGGCATGCCAAATTGGGATTGGATGAAGAGCTGGATTTCGTTATTTCTCCGGTGATTTACCTCCCAACGGAAGTGACCACTGGTGGTGTGACCAGCCCCTTGAAAGGTTTGAAGCTCGGTTATAATTATGATGTTGATACTCCTGCTGGCAATAGCTGGCATCATTTGGTGGGATCTGCCGAATGCTGGTGGCAGTTCACCAATACCGATCCTGGCGCGGGAACCAGTTCGTGGTGGATGGTTCCGAAAGATATCCAGCATTGGCGCCAATGGTTGGTGACGCCAGCAATCGATTTGACCTCTGCAACCGCTCCGGTAAATCTAACCTTCTTACACAAATACGATTCAGAGGTCGAATTTGATTATTACTCAGTGGACATTTCGACCGACAATTTCGTATCCTACAAGACTCTCGCATTTTACGATGGCAGCACCAAACAATTGACCTGGACAAACGTGAGCTTAGACATCTCGGATTTCATTGGCAAGGTGGTAAAAATCCGCTTTAGCAGCAAGGGCGATTATGGTACTGCTGAGGGATTCTGGGGCATTGATGAGATTAAAGTGAGCGATGCCAGCACCACATTCTTCTATGATGACGGTGGAGAATCTGGCACGTCGACTATCGTTAAAAATGGATTTGCCCCAGGGGCTCGCTTTGGGAGCGTCACAGGTTCTGCCAATCCATCTCCTGCTTGGAAGGCAGCAGAGCCTATTGTCGTCCCAGGATTCGGTGTATCAATTAATCCTGGCGATAGCATTCGCATCGCAATCCAATGGGAATCTGACGGAGCTTCCACGGCTGGGAGAGGATTTTTCATTGACGATGTGACCCTATATGGTATTGGATTATTGCCTTTCGATGTAACCGCTTTGGGCGCCACTGGATTCAATACCATAGCTGTTGATAAAAAGGTGAATTTGGGCGTTGTCGTTGCCAATGCTGGGTTAAATAGTATTACTGCAACCCTGCAATGGACCGGTGAAATTGCTGATATCACCACGGGAGATACTGTTGTTGTTCATCCAGCGATGTTTGGTACCTTAGCAGTTACTAATTTTGCTTCAGGCCAAAAAGTGGTTATTCCGACCAACCCAGCCAGAGAATGGCTGGTTAAAGAACCGGGTCATTATTTGTTCCGCGGAAAGGTTTCATACGCGCAGGATAATGATGTCAAGAATAACACTTTTCGCGTCGATTTCTTGGTATATGGTGCACCTTATACAAATGTGGTCTATCAACAGGATTTCCAGCAGCGCGCCGGGGGGAGCACATTGGAGGATCTGGGATTCACTGTGATCAACGGCGGCGGATGCAAAGCGACAGGCTTAAATGTCAATAAATGGGAATATGATTCTGGACTCATTTATGGGCATGGCGGAGCATTAATATCTTATGCCTGGGGCAACCTTGATCCCGGTACCGATGTTGTGGCTCCTTACGATAGCTCCGAGGTCTTAGATGAAGCGCTGATTACACCAGAGTTCGATATTTCTGAAATCGGGCCAAATGGAACGTTGTTTATGCGGTATTACGTCTATTTCCGAACGTTCCATCCAGCATTGGGTCCACCATTTGGCATGCAAAAAACTTCGTTTGAGATCCACTTCTCCATCGATGGTGGAAAGACCTGGAAAGCAGCCTTCGTATGGCAGGATTATGATGGTTTGGCCAACGACTCGCGCCGCTTACCGAACTACTATTATGGCACGCCGGTCCTGCCATATACAAGTTACCTGCATGTGGACCTCACCCCAGCGCTCAAGATGGGCGGCCAGAAGATGATGGTCATGATCGCTGTCAAATCTGAGAATTCTTACATCACCGGGATTAGCTTCGAGGATATGGTGGTTTATGGCGGCCTTGATTATGCCAGAATCACCAATGTTGCTGATATTCCCGATGACCAAGGAAAACAGGTGCGGGTCACTTGGAAAGCTTCATTTAATGATCTGAAATTATGGAATGAAGGCCGCTATGGGGATTTTGAACAGCATATAGTCACACATTATAACCTATGGCGCGTCATTCCCACCACTGGACTTGCAAGGGTGGCTGCTGCTACCGATCTGAAAAGAATGCTTTCAAATCCTGGCAAACCTGGGGACTCGTTTGTTCTGGGCAGCACGCAATATGATTTCATTGCCACTATCCCAGCTCACTTTGATCCAGTCTATAATTATGTGGCTCCGACGCTGGCAGATGGCGTGGAAACCGGCTTTATGGTATCCGCTCATACCAGTGATCCCACGGTGTTTGTCAACTCAAAGATCGTCAGCGGGAAATCCGTTGATAACCTGGCTCCGCATCCTCCGATGAATGTCATGGCGATCGGACAGAATAACACCAATATCATTACCTGGGAAGCCAGCCCTGATGAAGATGTCCGGTATTACTCTGTTTACCGAAGCGAAGTCAGCGGCAATTATCCTTCAACACCATTGGCTTATACCGTTGATTTGAGTTACACCGATGCCGCTGCTACCGTAGGGAAGACTTACTACTATGTGGTGACTGCTACTGACTTTGGCCTGAACGAGAGCAAATATTCCAATGAGACATCAGTGCTCACCAATGTAGAGGATCGGTCGGCCAGTGCCATTCCAACCGAGTTCGGCCTTGCGCAGAACTACCCCAACCCATTCAATCCAACCACAGCGATCAGCTTCCGGCTTCCGACTAGCTCGCATGTCGTCATTACCATTTACAACACCAGTGGTCAGGCGATTAAGACGCTAGTGAATCAGGAAATGAAAGCAGGTTATCATATCGCCTTATGGGATGGGACCGATTCCGACGGTCAAAGCGTTGCATCGGGCATTTATTTCTATCAGATGAAAGCAGGCTCCTTCTCTGATATGAAAAAGATGATGCTGGTGCGATAG
- a CDS encoding ribosomal L7Ae/L30e/S12e/Gadd45 family protein, with translation MNIEKVKSLLNLGRKGRMIEIGKTPVEILLKRRRAALIIMAFDASDKFKKQMEIDCLRHGVPLMLFGNKSELGKICGRDEVSVIGISDKHLADGIKAALV, from the coding sequence TTGAACATCGAAAAAGTGAAATCTCTCCTCAATCTTGGCCGCAAGGGCCGCATGATCGAAATCGGGAAAACGCCCGTCGAAATTTTGCTCAAGCGCCGGAGGGCTGCTTTGATCATCATGGCGTTCGATGCCTCTGATAAATTTAAAAAGCAAATGGAAATCGACTGTCTCCGGCATGGCGTTCCGCTCATGCTTTTCGGCAATAAATCGGAATTAGGAAAAATTTGTGGTCGTGACGAGGTGAGTGTCATTGGTATCTCAGATAAACATCTTGCAGATGGGATCAAAGCAGCACTCGTTTGA
- a CDS encoding DNA methyltransferase, whose amino-acid sequence MKKWLSADEILSRFRQKPIDPDWSFEGCTPSQTGKWTHDFHRYPAKFIPQLVEKLMEEYLQSSDAHINDPFFGSGTTIVTAIARGMKASGTDINKIAYLMTRVKATPLEPALLSEQIAALLDQLADLESPSWDKARPSIEPLIPVRHRDRIDYWFSITQQQELGIILRMINQIPKPDIRNFFLVAFSHILKNCSIWLQTSTKPTRDFSKKPERPLAAFKRQLSKMERGNAEFYQIVPATVKNHIEQYLNIKIGDAREQPVPNNSVDLIVSSSPYVTSYEYADLHQLSTIWLEFADDLNEYKREFIGTAHKAYDDQQLKSQIGQRIVEQMNLRSKKMAREIAAFFMDMQQVFDESFRILKPGGRCCYVIGDTRLKGIEILNAEVFAESLQHSGFRLDRIIKRSIPSKILPQKRDETTGRFASVSSANSEAYPCEFIVIGLKE is encoded by the coding sequence ATGAAAAAGTGGCTTTCTGCTGATGAAATCCTGTCGCGCTTTCGACAAAAACCAATCGATCCTGATTGGTCGTTTGAAGGGTGTACTCCATCGCAAACTGGCAAATGGACCCACGATTTTCATCGCTATCCTGCGAAGTTCATTCCGCAATTAGTTGAAAAATTAATGGAGGAATATCTCCAATCGAGCGATGCTCATATCAACGATCCGTTTTTCGGCAGCGGAACAACCATCGTTACGGCCATTGCTCGGGGGATGAAAGCCAGCGGTACGGATATCAATAAAATAGCCTATTTGATGACCCGCGTCAAAGCGACCCCGCTTGAACCGGCGTTGCTATCGGAGCAAATCGCTGCTTTATTGGACCAACTCGCTGATTTGGAGTCCCCATCTTGGGACAAAGCTCGCCCCTCCATCGAGCCATTGATCCCCGTTCGCCATCGCGATCGAATCGACTACTGGTTTTCGATTACGCAACAACAGGAGCTGGGGATCATCCTCCGAATGATCAATCAAATTCCCAAACCAGATATTCGGAATTTCTTTTTGGTGGCGTTCAGCCACATTCTTAAAAACTGTTCTATCTGGCTCCAGACCAGCACCAAGCCGACGCGCGATTTTTCCAAAAAACCGGAGCGACCGCTTGCCGCTTTCAAACGACAGCTCTCGAAGATGGAACGTGGGAACGCTGAATTCTATCAGATTGTCCCAGCAACCGTCAAAAATCATATCGAGCAATATTTAAATATCAAGATCGGTGATGCCCGGGAGCAACCCGTCCCGAACAACTCTGTCGATCTGATCGTGAGTTCAAGCCCTTACGTCACCAGCTATGAATATGCAGATCTTCATCAGCTCTCTACAATCTGGCTGGAATTTGCCGATGACCTGAATGAATATAAACGGGAATTCATCGGCACTGCTCATAAAGCGTATGACGATCAACAATTGAAAAGCCAGATTGGGCAGAGGATTGTGGAACAGATGAACCTTCGTAGCAAAAAGATGGCGAGAGAGATCGCGGCCTTTTTCATGGATATGCAACAAGTGTTCGATGAGAGCTTCCGCATCTTAAAACCTGGCGGCCGATGCTGTTATGTGATCGGAGATACGCGATTAAAAGGCATTGAAATTTTAAACGCCGAGGTGTTTGCTGAGAGCCTGCAGCATTCAGGCTTTCGGTTAGATCGAATCATCAAGCGATCGATTCCGTCTAAAATCTTGCCGCAGAAACGCGATGAAACGACTGGGCGATTTGCCAGCGTTTCTTCAGCGAATTCGGAGGCGTATCCCTGCGAGTTCATCGTAATTGGGCTCAAAGAATAA